One window of Candidatus Regiella endosymbiont of Tuberolachnus salignus genomic DNA carries:
- a CDS encoding IS3 family transposase (programmed frameshift), whose product MPANPVPINIKQQGLLWLQPPYNWSHRQIAKKLDVSPSVVSRWRNELMSDGLLCEDEQFLKNNEGWSPEQRFAVVIESAVMSEIELAEYCRHKGLFVEQVKEWRTASLRAHEPKALNNHKVDKVVKEYRQKIRELEKELTRKEKALAETAALLVLREKFQCPLGQQRGRLIPLPERLNIVDMLRNAMKQGARKAQACQVIGISVRTLQRWRNNCHNAPLADKRSTAVRNAPSNKLSDAERQRIMEICNSPEFSSFPPNVIVPTLADRGIYIASESTFYRVLKANKLLTPRRRERSYKRPGAQKTTAPNQVWSWDSSYLPTPIKGRHLYLYMMMDIFSRKIVGADVFEQESGEQAAELLQRCIWKEKCAGKKIILHSDNGGPMRSYTLLAKMYDLGGISSYSRPRVSNDNPYSESLFRTVKYCPQWPAEGFTLLNDARAWVAQFVNGYNLEHKHSGIKYVTPDERHREADKEILAKRKAIYELARAKKPERWSKGCRNWNFIHEVMLNPEVSAA is encoded by the exons ATGCCGGCAAACCCCGTGCCTATCAATATCAAGCAACAAGGGTTGCTCTGGCTTCAACCTCCGTATAATTGGTCTCACCGGCAAATAGCGAAGAAGCTAGACGTGAGCCCTTCGGTTGTTTCAAGATGGAGAAACGAGTTAATGAGTGATGGCCTGTTATGTGAAGATGAGCAGTTTTTAAAGAATAACGAAGGTTGGTCGCCCGAACAGCGTTTTGCGGTGGTCATTGAAAGCGCAGTGATGTCTGAAATTGAGCTGGCCGAATACTGTCGGCACAAAGGATTGTTTGTTGAACAGGTAAAGGAATGGCGAACGGCTTCGCTCCGGGCTCATGAGCCGAAAGCCTTGAATAATCATAAAGTTGATAAAGTCGTCAAAGAATACAGACAAAAGATCCGTGAACTTGAAAAAGAACTCACCAGAAAAGAAAAGGCGCTGGCGGAAACCGCAGCGCTACTGGTATTAAGGGAAAAGT TTCAATGCCCTCTGGGACAACAGCGAGGACGTCTAATACCTCTCCCGGAGCGGCTTAATATAGTTGATATGCTTAGGAATGCGATGAAACAGGGGGCTCGTAAGGCGCAAGCCTGCCAGGTCATTGGGATTTCAGTCAGAACACTGCAACGCTGGCGCAACAATTGTCACAACGCTCCCCTGGCCGACAAACGGTCAACGGCCGTTCGCAATGCCCCCAGCAACAAATTGTCTGATGCTGAACGACAGCGGATCATGGAAATCTGTAACTCACCAGAGTTTTCAAGTTTCCCTCCGAATGTCATCGTTCCGACGCTGGCTGATAGGGGAATTTATATCGCCTCTGAGTCTACGTTTTATCGCGTGCTCAAAGCGAACAAACTGTTAACACCTAGACGTCGAGAGAGAAGTTATAAACGTCCAGGCGCACAAAAAACGACAGCACCGAATCAGGTATGGTCCTGGGATAGTAGTTATTTGCCAACACCTATAAAAGGTCGGCATCTTTACCTCTACATGATGATGGACATTTTCAGTCGGAAAATTGTGGGGGCAGACGTTTTTGAACAAGAATCCGGCGAACAGGCTGCAGAGCTACTGCAACGATGCATCTGGAAAGAAAAATGCGCGGGCAAAAAAATCATTCTTCATTCAGATAATGGTGGCCCCATGCGTAGTTATACCCTGTTGGCGAAAATGTACGATCTGGGGGGAATCAGTTCATATTCTCGCCCACGAGTCAGCAATGATAACCCTTATTCCGAATCCTTGTTTCGAACGGTGAAATATTGTCCCCAGTGGCCAGCCGAGGGGTTTACTTTACTCAATGATGCCAGAGCCTGGGTAGCTCAGTTTGTGAACGGGTACAACCTTGAACATAAACACAGTGGTATCAAGTACGTTACTCCAGATGAACGTCATAGGGAGGCAGATAAAGAAATATTAGCTAAACGGAAAGCCATCTATGAATTAGCTCGAGCTAAAAAACCCGAACGTTGGAGCAAAGGCTGTCGTAACTGGAATTTTATTCATGAAGTGATGCTGAATCCGGAAGTAAGTGCTGCATAA
- the istB gene encoding IS21-like element helper ATPase IstB: MMEMENLLIRLKMDYLGDALESLCEEATKKALNYREFLQQALAQEWNGRHQKGLESRLKQARLPWIKTLEQFDFTFQPSIDRKIIRELAGLRFVEHHENVILLGPPGVGKTHLAIALAVKAATAGHRVLFMPLDRLCCTLMKAKQENRLERQLQQLCYARVLILDEIGYLPMNREEASLFFRLLSRRYEKASIILTSNKSFTDWGDVFGDHILATAILDRLLHHSTTLNIKGESYRLKNKRKAGMLPIKTTDIIQAPGIETQQEN, from the coding sequence CTGATGGAAATGGAAAACTTGTTGATACGGTTAAAAATGGATTACCTGGGCGATGCGTTGGAGAGTTTATGTGAAGAAGCCACCAAGAAAGCACTGAACTACCGTGAATTTCTCCAGCAGGCATTAGCCCAGGAATGGAACGGGCGTCACCAAAAAGGCTTGGAATCGCGGTTAAAACAAGCACGTTTGCCGTGGATAAAAACCTTGGAGCAATTTGACTTTACTTTCCAACCAAGTATAGACAGGAAAATTATCCGCGAGCTGGCGGGGCTGAGGTTTGTCGAACATCATGAAAACGTCATTTTGTTAGGCCCACCTGGGGTAGGGAAAACGCATTTGGCGATAGCGCTGGCTGTCAAGGCAGCTACAGCTGGGCATCGGGTATTGTTTATGCCTCTGGATAGACTCTGCTGTACCTTAATGAAGGCAAAGCAAGAAAACCGTCTGGAACGCCAACTTCAGCAACTGTGCTATGCCAGGGTATTAATACTGGATGAAATCGGGTATTTACCGATGAATCGCGAAGAAGCTAGCCTATTTTTCAGGTTATTGAGCCGTCGTTATGAAAAGGCGAGCATCATTCTCACATCAAATAAAAGTTTTACTGATTGGGGGGACGTATTCGGTGATCACATTTTAGCAACTGCGATTTTAGACAGGCTTTTACATCATTCAACCACATTGAATATTAAAGGAGAAAGCTATCGACTCAAAAATAAACGCAAAGCAGGCATGTTGCCTATAAAAACGACTGATATTATCCAGGCGCCTGGAATAGAAACCCAACAGGAAAATTAG
- the istA gene encoding IS21 family transposase, which yields MLRREDHYMIKQRHQQGAFIVDIAHQIGCSEKTVRRHISYPAPPTAKRGKKQVAKLEPFKDYIDSRLSEQVWNAAVIFEEIREKGYRGGSAMLRRYIHPKRPLRASKNTVRFETLPGYQLQHDWGEIIVEVAGSACTVNFAVNTLGFSRRFHVFAAPKQDAEHTYESLVRSFNYFGGSVKNVLVDNQKAAVIKHGQNGHIEFNAGFLQLANHYGFSPRACKPYRPQTKGKTERMVGYVKHNFFTRYRQFESFAHVNQLLAMWLAKVADQRHLRQFKQTPENRFAEEKIALMPLPATDFDTSYFDLRQVAWDSYIDVRGNRYSVPSFWCGRAVNIRIGLDNTLRIYGDEQLLATHLLQEVTQGWQKVPEHHQALWQQVNRVASRSLSVYEELL from the coding sequence ATGCTAAGAAGAGAGGACCACTACATGATAAAACAACGCCATCAACAGGGGGCATTTATTGTTGATATTGCCCATCAGATAGGGTGTTCAGAAAAAACGGTGAGACGGCACATTAGCTATCCTGCGCCGCCAACAGCAAAACGCGGTAAAAAACAGGTTGCTAAACTCGAGCCCTTTAAAGACTACATCGATTCAAGGTTGAGTGAACAGGTTTGGAATGCGGCGGTTATTTTTGAGGAAATCCGTGAAAAAGGCTACCGGGGTGGGAGTGCGATGCTCCGACGTTATATACATCCCAAACGTCCGCTCAGGGCCTCGAAAAACACGGTACGCTTTGAAACCCTCCCCGGTTATCAACTTCAACACGATTGGGGAGAAATCATCGTTGAGGTGGCAGGCTCTGCCTGTACGGTTAATTTTGCCGTTAATACGCTCGGTTTTTCGCGTCGCTTTCATGTCTTTGCTGCCCCTAAGCAAGATGCTGAGCACACGTATGAATCGCTGGTTCGCAGCTTCAATTACTTCGGTGGCAGCGTAAAAAATGTCTTGGTAGATAACCAAAAAGCCGCTGTTATCAAACATGGACAAAATGGCCACATCGAGTTCAATGCGGGCTTCCTGCAACTGGCTAATCACTATGGGTTTAGCCCTCGCGCCTGTAAGCCTTATCGACCGCAAACGAAAGGCAAAACCGAACGGATGGTGGGCTATGTTAAACACAATTTTTTCACTCGCTACCGTCAGTTTGAGAGTTTCGCTCATGTTAATCAACTGCTAGCGATGTGGCTGGCGAAAGTGGCAGACCAGCGTCATCTTCGTCAATTCAAGCAGACACCGGAAAATCGTTTTGCTGAGGAAAAAATAGCCTTGATGCCACTCCCTGCGACTGATTTCGATACCAGCTACTTCGACCTACGACAAGTGGCATGGGACAGCTATATCGATGTCAGAGGTAATCGCTATAGCGTGCCTTCATTCTGGTGTGGTCGTGCGGTTAATATTCGTATCGGTTTAGATAATACGCTACGTATTTACGGCGATGAGCAACTGCTCGCGACGCATCTCTTGCAGGAGGTAACGCAGGGCTGGCAAAAGGTGCCAGAACATCATCAAGCCCTTTGGCAACAGGTCAATCGAGTAGCGTCTCGTTCGCTCAGTGTGTATGAGGAGCTACTCTGA
- a CDS encoding NEL-type E3 ubiquitin ligase domain-containing protein, with the protein MAEEATATCEDRVSHAYNQMKLLILIADIEAQKSYNPIALSNVIELGRGCFRLEKLEQIARNKAKSLRLVDEIEVYLSYQVKLRERLALPLDTVDMRFYDVSYVTDTDLNNAAAIVMEKEKTELLDFFSTDWSVWQSVLKKLDSENYEKALAESNSEQTSLRFQQEFAAEISAKGLPMNEPELEAKLGPPIMRKIKGEIMAKCTNAFLTSRELSLY; encoded by the coding sequence ATTGCAGAAGAGGCAACAGCAACCTGCGAAGATCGTGTATCCCATGCCTATAATCAGATGAAGTTGTTAATCTTGATTGCCGATATTGAAGCGCAGAAATCCTATAATCCCATAGCGTTATCTAATGTAATTGAATTAGGCAGAGGCTGTTTTCGTTTAGAAAAGCTTGAACAAATTGCAAGGAATAAAGCAAAATCACTGCGATTGGTTGACGAAATCGAAGTCTATCTTTCCTATCAAGTGAAGTTGCGTGAGAGACTTGCTCTTCCTCTGGATACGGTTGATATGCGTTTTTATGATGTTTCCTATGTCACTGATACAGATTTAAACAATGCCGCTGCCATTGTGATGGAAAAAGAAAAAACAGAATTGCTTGATTTCTTTTCAACCGACTGGTCAGTGTGGCAATCAGTGCTAAAAAAACTTGATAGCGAAAATTATGAAAAAGCCCTCGCTGAATCCAACAGTGAGCAGACTTCCTTGCGCTTCCAACAAGAATTTGCTGCTGAAATTAGCGCTAAGGGTCTACCAATGAATGAGCCAGAGCTAGAAGCAAAACTAGGGCCGCCTATCATGCGTAAGATTAAGGGTGAAATTATGGCTAAGTGCACCAACGCTTTTTTAACTAGCCGAGAGTTAAGTCTGTACTAA
- the sixA gene encoding phosphohistidine phosphatase SixA, with amino-acid sequence MQVLIMRHGDAVLDAITDAERPLTLCGQDESLQVASWLNEQSMDIEQILVSPYLRATQTLEVTRKALILPGEQEIMPELTPGGDAVLMTCYLQALAKEGCSAVLLISHLPLVGYLVAELCPGQYPPMFATSAIACIDLDVNTGHGTFDWQIGPSQLAAKVQEPTLPS; translated from the coding sequence ATGCAAGTTTTAATTATGAGGCATGGTGACGCGGTACTTGATGCCATTACTGATGCAGAAAGACCCTTGACGTTATGTGGTCAAGATGAGTCTCTACAGGTAGCAAGTTGGTTAAATGAACAGTCAATGGACATTGAGCAGATACTAGTCAGCCCTTATTTGCGTGCCACGCAAACGCTTGAGGTTACACGTAAAGCACTGATTTTACCCGGAGAACAGGAGATCATGCCTGAATTAACTCCTGGGGGGGATGCTGTTTTGATGACTTGTTATCTTCAGGCCTTAGCTAAAGAAGGTTGTTCTGCCGTGCTGTTAATTTCACATCTCCCGTTGGTGGGTTACTTGGTAGCGGAGCTTTGCCCTGGACAATACCCTCCCATGTTTGCAACTTCTGCTATTGCTTGTATTGATCTAGATGTGAATACGGGTCATGGCACTTTCGATTGGCAAATTGGTCCCTCACAGCTCGCAGCTAAGGTTCAGGAACCAACCCTTCCAAGCTGA
- the thiD gene encoding bifunctional hydroxymethylpyrimidine kinase/phosphomethylpyrimidine kinase: MKHINALSIAGTDPSGGAGIQADLKTFSALRAYGASVITALVAQNTCGVQSIYNIDPNFIGAQLDSVFSDMRIDTTKIGMLVNSAIIKIVSDKLLCYKPRYVVLDPVMLAKSGDALLAPEAVNALKKYLLPLVSLVTPNLPEAAVLLNCLLAKNEEQMYEQGLALLHLGCKNVLMKGGHLNGNESPDWLFTAEGQYRFTHTRIDSCNTHGTGCTLSAALAALRPRHHNWQESVQTAKDYLQQALVQASSLNVGKGNGPVHHFHQWW; encoded by the coding sequence TTGAAACATATCAATGCGCTTTCTATAGCGGGAACCGACCCCAGTGGTGGGGCGGGTATTCAAGCTGATCTAAAAACTTTTTCTGCATTACGTGCCTATGGCGCTAGCGTAATCACTGCATTAGTTGCACAAAATACCTGTGGGGTACAATCAATTTATAACATTGATCCAAACTTTATCGGTGCACAATTAGATTCAGTATTCAGTGATATGCGTATTGACACCACTAAAATAGGTATGCTAGTAAATAGTGCTATTATCAAAATCGTATCGGATAAATTATTGTGCTACAAACCCCGTTATGTCGTCTTAGATCCGGTGATGTTGGCTAAAAGCGGCGATGCTTTGTTAGCACCAGAAGCAGTAAATGCACTTAAAAAATATCTGTTACCACTCGTGTCTTTAGTCACACCAAATTTGCCAGAGGCAGCAGTATTACTCAATTGTTTACTGGCAAAAAATGAAGAACAAATGTATGAGCAAGGACTGGCATTATTGCATTTGGGCTGCAAAAACGTATTGATGAAAGGGGGGCACCTAAATGGTAACGAGAGTCCGGATTGGTTATTTACAGCAGAAGGTCAATACCGCTTTACGCATACGCGGATAGATAGCTGCAACACACATGGCACAGGTTGTACCTTATCAGCAGCATTAGCAGCATTGCGACCTAGACATCATAATTGGCAAGAAAGTGTTCAAACGGCCAAAGATTATTTGCAACAAGCACTGGTACAAGCGAGCAGTTTAAACGTTGGCAAGGGAAACGGACCCGTACATCATTTCCATCAATGGTGGTAA
- a CDS encoding SoxR reducing system RseC family protein has translation MMREWATVVSWQQGVALLHCQPRKACNNCHSSRGCGGAFSNNANSNKVHQLQIPISQALVPGQQVELGFSESGLLSCALLVYFLPLLGLISSSFFCHMLFAKEAITVIGGLMGGIYGFIIARMAAAKIATKDTYQPVVLKINLPIHHVSEKIWSDPFIPTVLQVAARRPGRPTDERQP, from the coding sequence ATGATGAGAGAATGGGCAACAGTGGTTTCGTGGCAACAAGGAGTGGCGTTACTGCATTGTCAGCCTCGCAAAGCTTGTAATAACTGTCATTCCTCCAGGGGATGCGGGGGAGCCTTTAGCAATAATGCAAATTCAAATAAAGTGCATCAGTTGCAAATACCTATCTCACAGGCCTTGGTGCCGGGTCAGCAGGTTGAGCTAGGTTTCAGTGAAAGCGGTTTATTAAGTTGTGCGTTGTTGGTCTATTTTTTACCTTTATTAGGCCTCATTAGCAGCAGTTTTTTTTGTCATATGTTGTTTGCTAAAGAAGCGATTACGGTTATCGGCGGATTAATGGGAGGCATTTATGGTTTTATTATCGCTCGTATGGCCGCTGCGAAAATAGCAACCAAGGATACTTATCAACCAGTAGTATTAAAGATTAATCTTCCTATACACCATGTAAGTGAAAAAATATGGAGTGATCCTTTTATACCCACAGTCCTTCAGGTTGCCGCTAGGCGGCCAGGGCGACCGACCGATGAGCGTCAACCATGA
- a CDS encoding RseA family anti-sigma factor, whose protein sequence is MKKEKLSALIDGENFDAELINSLSKDEKLQQSWRSYHLIRDILRTDDSASGALNLDVSQAVADVIKKESGLYLPPMTEESPASVKWPTLQKISPRWISQITQVAIAACVCVAVLISVQSYEQPAISDLQPESPTFNTLPIFNTLPVMGMKASPVGLNGDFNKNQTSQVEELLQRIAVSRQQYFGSEPPTPYTGLDYYSPSTYSED, encoded by the coding sequence ATGAAAAAAGAAAAGCTTTCCGCTTTGATAGATGGAGAAAATTTTGATGCTGAATTGATAAATTCTTTATCAAAAGATGAAAAACTTCAGCAAAGTTGGCGTAGTTATCATTTAATTCGTGATATTTTGCGCACAGATGATAGCGCCAGTGGAGCCTTAAATTTAGATGTTTCACAGGCTGTCGCTGATGTGATCAAAAAAGAATCGGGGTTATATTTGCCACCAATGACCGAGGAAAGCCCGGCATCAGTAAAATGGCCTACTTTGCAAAAGATCTCTCCTCGCTGGATCAGTCAAATAACCCAAGTGGCGATTGCAGCCTGTGTATGCGTCGCTGTGCTCATTAGCGTTCAGTCATATGAGCAACCAGCAATATCAGATTTGCAACCTGAATCACCCACATTTAATACATTGCCAATATTTAATACCTTACCGGTGATGGGGATGAAAGCTTCACCCGTTGGTTTAAATGGGGATTTTAATAAAAATCAAACATCTCAGGTAGAAGAGCTGCTTCAACGTATCGCTGTATCACGACAGCAATATTTTGGGTCAGAGCCTCCAACACCTTATACTGGGCTAGACTACTACTCACCAAGCACTTATTCAGAAGATTAA
- the rpoE gene encoding RNA polymerase sigma factor RpoE encodes MREQLTDQILVERVQKGDQQSFNLLVIRYQNKVAGLVSRYVPQGDIPDVVQEAFIKAYRALTSFRGESAFYTWLYRIAINTAKNYLITQKRRPPSNDIDVDDVENNENIAALKEISNPENLMLSDELRQIVFQTIAILPEDLRMAITLRELDNLSYEEIATIMDCPVGTVRSRIFRAREAIDSKIQPLIQR; translated from the coding sequence ATGCGTGAGCAGTTAACGGATCAAATACTGGTCGAGCGGGTTCAAAAAGGAGATCAACAATCTTTCAACCTACTGGTTATTCGTTACCAGAACAAAGTTGCCGGCCTTGTATCTCGATATGTTCCGCAAGGGGATATACCTGATGTAGTACAGGAAGCTTTTATTAAAGCCTATCGAGCGTTAACCTCATTTCGTGGCGAAAGTGCTTTTTATACGTGGTTGTATCGTATAGCAATAAACACCGCAAAAAATTATTTAATTACGCAAAAACGGCGTCCTCCATCAAACGATATTGATGTGGATGATGTGGAAAACAACGAAAATATAGCCGCATTGAAAGAAATATCGAACCCTGAGAATTTAATGTTGTCCGATGAGTTAAGACAGATTGTTTTCCAGACCATTGCGATTCTCCCGGAAGATCTTCGTATGGCAATTACACTCCGTGAGCTAGATAATTTAAGCTATGAAGAAATAGCGACTATTATGGATTGTCCGGTCGGTACGGTTCGTTCCCGTATTTTTCGAGCTAGAGAAGCTATTGATAGCAAAATTCAGCCATTGATACAAAGATAA